Part of the Passer domesticus isolate bPasDom1 chromosome 30, bPasDom1.hap1, whole genome shotgun sequence genome, GGCTCAGGCAAAGGCATCACATGCCTTCTCTCACCAAGGCAATCAAGCCCTACGGGgacattttctgctttccagcacaGAGGCTTGCAACGTAGTAAACACACGTGCTGATCGCCAGGGCCACACTGCTCCATTACAGATGGGGGTTAATCCCCGTGGATTAAAAGCATTACAaatctggcaaactgacgtcacaTATATTCAAGaatttggaaaattaaaatatgtgcATGGAGATCAATTGATACTTTTTCTTCTGCCATATGGGCATCAATACATTCAGGGCAGAAAGGTCGGGATGCAATTGCACATCGGCAATTAGCCTTTGCTGCTTTGGGTATCCCTCGTGAtataaaaacagataatggaCCTGCATACACATCACAAAAAACTAGACCATTTTTACAGCTCTGGGGTGTGGCACACCAAACTAGAATTCCCTGACAAGCAAATGGACAGGCCATTGTAGAAAGGGCACATGGAACTCTAAAACGCatgttagaaaaacaaaaggggGGAATGTTTGGCAAAACCCCACAGAGCAAAGTGACAAAGACTGTTTACACATTACATCATTTGACAGTGTTGAAGCAATCTCAAAACCCAATAATCTTCAATCATTTCCTGTCACTGCAATCATCTGGTGATGCTCAATCACCCAAATCTAAAGTAATGATAAAAGACATTATGACAAACAAGTGGGAAGATCCATGGGACCTCATTACACGGGGATGTGTGTATGAGTGTGTCTCCACAGAAACGGGACATGGTGGATACCAGCTAGATGTGTCCACCCTGATCTATGTCCTGCTCAGGATCAGAGACAACATCATCCCGATGAAGCTCCAGCAGATGCTGGGGAGCTAAATAACTCATGCAACTGATACAGGACTTTTGAGATGAAAAGTTCATTTAAGGACTTCATCTATTTAGGGACATgcagattatatatatatttaaggaTAGCAAATTGaagattttatatatttaagaaCATAAGACAAAAATCTGAAACTGGACAAGTCATTTACTCAGTTATTTGAATTTTCCCACAGTTCTGAAAGTTAAAATGTTTCCTGTTTGTAGAGTTATCAGTTTGTAACTTCTCAGTAATAAGCCTGTGGCATACCAATTAGAAAGCCTGAAATGCTGGTGATCCTGCCTGATAGCTTGCAGGAATGAATGAATCATCTTCAATGATAAGTGGAATGCATCACGGGCTGAGAGAGGTCAGGCTGGTTGAGTTTGGGACAATCATATGTGTCATCTTTCTATGCTGTCATTCTATCTGCAAAGGGTCCTTGAAGAAGGATGACAGAGAACACTTTGAATTTCTAATAAAACTGAAAGGGGGAACTGTGACAGCTATAGCTGGTCTACAGCTGCACAAACAATTTGGTCTTGACAGACACTCACTCGACCAGCTAGCTCATTAGCTCATTGAAGTAAACAAGTCCATAAGAATGAAAGTGATTGGCTGAATTCAGGCTCAAACAAGGGGACCCCAGCCAATTCCTTTGAGTCATGGATGCAACCAGTGGGCTCGGCGGAGTTGAAACCTTTGTCGTCACTTCTGCATGAGTGGGAAATTTGAATCCCCTACAAAAGGGGCTGCCCTTCAATAAACATTGGCTGTTGCTGCATGGAGTGTCAAGTTGCCTGTCTGTCCCAAAACTGTGACAGACAcaggcttttccagccctgcctaGAAGAGGGTTGGGATGCACCTCCTCCACACCACACCCCTGTCatggtggcacagctgggatttcctgcagtggctgtggcaCATCTTGGAACacctgagctgctccctgcagctgaaATGCTTTGACCACTTTGTCATAGGCAACAAGAGGGTTCCTGTGAAGTTTGTCCTTCAGCTTCTCCCAGGTATGTGAATGGTTGAACCATTTAATCTCTTCCAGCCTCTGGTGCGGGATCCAGCTGCCCACAAAGAGGCCATGCAAGCTCAGGGTCATTGGCAATTTTGGCTCTGGAAACACTCCCTACTTGgcctatttaattttaatttaattttacataACAAAATATGTAGGTTAATTCCAGCTatcaatattgttgctgttcctgtttgttccttatCTTGCCGCTGTTCGCAGTAAACTGTTCTTAGctcagcccaggatctttgccttttctgctctccatgggtggTGGGAAAGGGAACGAGCGGTTTTAGCAAGAGCACAGAactggggaatcccattcctaaacccagTCTGTGGAAatcgagcatcccagctggtcccagccctggtggccatggcagcagccttgggagcaggtccctggctggggctgtgggaacctcttccctctggtgcccagggacaggactggatggaacggctgcagctgagtcggggcaggctgaggttggatctcaggaaaaggtttttccccagaggctgctggggcagtgcccaggctccccagggaaggctcccagctcccggtctctctgagctccagcagcgtttgggcagcgctgccaggcccaggctggcattgttggggtgtcctgtgcagggccagcagttggactccaggatcctgatgggtccctcccagctcagccaattctgtggatcggggggaacaggggcctggtgatggttgccatggaaactgaccatagcaacagggggctggtgatggttgcccgctaaggatcagatttgtcacaggccctcaaaagggttccatggggacattccaagagtctccaggctgttcaagagctggaatgtcacaggcagagacaggggctccatggacacctcccaggggtttctggagATGGtcaagagccctgtgctcagaggcagtcacggccattccatggtgacatcccaggggaccttgggctgcaaaggcaccgatctgtcacaggcactcacgggggcttcacggtgacatcccaggagtccccaggctgccaaagagccgggatgtcccagacactcacaggggctcaagtcatgggcacagtgggagcttcaggcaaaagctttatttctttattggagaaatgTCTGTTGAGACATGAGGTGGGGAAATAACccccaacagccaccatggatcctcaaacccctgcagggcccctagacttctaaaattccttttaatacAGGAGACTGGGAGTGGttggatcccatcccagccccagactttttcaaaggtgtaaagattggacaggtggaatggaaccttaatgcaatttgtcccacaggattaatgATGGAATGACAGATAAATTTACCTAAATACAGCCCTGATGGATTATGATCATGACTAGTCAGAAAGATCTTAACCACAGTTATTTCACCATAGTACTGGaattataacaattattagaatatagtgctgtaggaagcaattttgcagtcaacagggccttgctggagttgttggagcccattgcaggcagagagagcctcctgctccagcaggaactgcctttcctgtgccaggagcagggcaggtcccgctgcaggaaaagccccaggccagccccagcacagggaagggctcgggcacaagggcagagtgccgtgctgggagctgtgccaggcagagcctgaggcaccaaaggcaccttggcagcagcagctgcttgcagggcatggccagaagcctcccttggcagcccggcctggtggccagcactgcagagctgctgcctcagggctcatttctgcctgggctctgaaaagccacttctgctccaggagcctgcctgggaagccattggccccagcaccttggggacaagatatgagtgacaaaactcttcatgccagcagggacaaggcaggggcagaggaaaggggagagccaggcccagggcacagggctgccatggtgatggctgtgaggtcactgcccctgcagcagcctggctgccctcagcagacattctggccagaagcgttgtgagggcacccagcacatcagagaacacacacaacaggaattctgtcctcagggaggggacagggttTCATTGGGTCAGGTTGTACAAAGCTCTTGCTCTTGGATAATTCCTGAGATGGGGAATCCACTTCCCTGGaagaacagttgcagttttgtgccattctcataaatgtaaaatatttcctcctttaaACAATTGTAAATCTGCCCTCATTCAGTTCAaagatattgagccttgttctgtcactgcaagatttgggagaaaataactttgaccacttttttcattttcacagaccttggagaggacccacAAACCTCTCAAGATATGGTTTGGAGGCCTTATCCCataaccagcagggagaagcagcagactctgggctcagtggtgtggagactgaggacagaataaGAGTAGCTggggagggattgaagggtggtttcacacATCTCggagtttttctttattgtataaaacagccagagaaagagataatggcaccaagggcagctggggagacccagactggacaccaggagaaaggaatttccctcccGGGCAAGGCTGTGGTGCAAAATATCCCCCaatcagagcctggagcagcccaaggctttgtgtgggcaggcagaggcagagctgtcagcaaaggaaggggccagccaggtggggcagccgggggatgccgacagcctgcagggacagaggcgcagggcagggacaccgtaggacagcctgggctgcacagggcacagggatgtgcagcagctgcaaggccctgacagagccaacttgggcagcactttggccatggctgctggccctgggcctgaggccaCAAGGAGGGGACAACTgaccctggcagccctggggcctcattgcctccttgtccctgctcagcagcctggcaggggctgccccatggtcctgcccttggcactgcacatccccacatgccagagcccatcccgggaagagccctgagcaatgagggagggacaggatctgcctggccaggggctggggctcaggccttggccctttgcattcctgaaacacatccaggtgtgctcagcaccagagacacctttgccttgtttatccccagctgtcatcactgcctgcagttctctgctctacctggaacctggggacactttctcagtcatgtccctcagtgggacccattaaaacttcaagaaagtTCAGAGTTTCAATTTAACCTTGAGTTCTTGAAAAGTTCTTTGAAGACTCTCTCAGGGACcgagtctgatgtaaacaacaccaaAGCCCTGAGAGTGTCATTAAAGTTTTCCAAGTCCAATTATggggaaatatttcaaagagcttgtaAGACATACACATacctattttaaagggtttattttattacatttctctttagatcagaggtgattgcagcattctgtgattgatattgacccagggtctctcctcaggcgctctggcctgctcagagaagctttgccttgagctctgacccagtgtggacagccttgctccacattccccagccccatcctgtctgtcctcactcacgtgggacctgctgggcttgcagagctggctgcactcagcctaagaggggttttccctttttatcttttttgaaGCAATCAAAAtctcctgagtttccccactgaacacagacacactcctcaggtgtgtgccagcccaaggtgccaccaaaaccactgcaggttgccctgggccagctgtgagggtggatcatcagcccaagctgcactgggccactgcaaggggctgtggccgtggacactgccctgaccccactgctgggtttggctgccacGGCAACCGTGAGACATTAAACtgtgcttggaaacactggggagGCCTGGGACATACTGGGGAACACTGGGAACGCTGTGGGAGACACGGGGGTATACTGGGATTGACACTGGGGGATACTGGGACAATCTGGGAACAcagggaatgctgaggggcAATCTGGGCAGACTGGGAGGGGCTATGCAGGTACAGTGAGACACAGTGTGACATACTGGGACACACTTGGAGTGacactgggagatactgggacaaactgggatcACTGGGGACACAGCATAGAAGAGTGGAAGACACTGGGGCATACTGTGGATGACAATAGGAGGAACTGGAAGGGACTCAGGTGTATTGGAAGGGACTGGAGAGGCACTGGGGtcgtactggtctgtactggggatgaactgggctgtgctgggagggactggaggaGTTGAATGGGCTGTTCCCGCCTCCACTGTCTCCCATTTGCCGATGGTCCTGCcaatcacagccagcagcaaatCAGCGCAGGGATCGGAGACTTGGAAGCAGTGCCTGGTGTCAGCgccatcttttatttttgcctaCAACTCCCATCATGCCCTGCAGCCCAATAGAGCCCCATTGGAGCTGGGACTACAACGCCCGTCATGCCCCGCGCTCCACAGAACCCACCCCGGCATCCGCCCCCCATCTGTCCCTTAAGTGTCCCCCAGACCCTCCAggatccctcagtgcccctcagcGCCCATTCGGGACCACCCAAAAGCGCCCCCGGATCCCCTGAGTGCTCCCAACCCCACACATGCCTGTCACAGCCACTTGTGGGAATTCATCTCCTCTCATCCCCCGCGGCCCCGGAGCCCCTCAGAGCACAGTCCCGCACCTAAAACTCGTGCCGTGCCCCGCGCCCTACAGAGCCCAGTTGGAGCTCCCCAAGCGCCCCCCAGGTATTCCCGAACCAGTTACGTTCCCCCCGAGGACCTCACGTCGCGGCTCGGACCCTGAAGTGTTCCCCAAGTGCCTTCCTGAACTCCTAAACACCGCGGTCCAGCCACTTCCGGGACTACAGCTCCCATCATGCTCCGCGGGGCACGTACAGCGCTCTTCGAGCCGGGACTTCATCTCCCGTCATGCCCCGCCATCACCAAAAGCCATTGCAGCTGCGCCTACAGCTCCCGTGGTGCTCTGCGGCCCCGTTTAACCGTATTATACCCGCGCCTACAGCTCCCATCACCCCCCGCGCCCCAGAGAGCCCCGTTCGAGCCCCCCAAGGGCCCGCCCGGACGCTGAagggccccaaattcccctccctgACCTCCAGCAAGGGCCCCCCTGGACCCCCAAGTGCTGCCCTGGACCCCGAACTGTCCTTCAGAATTCCTGAGTGCCCCTCCAAGTGCCCACCCAGCTCCCCCAAGTGTAGTCCATACCCTCAAGTTCTTTCTAAATTCCCTCCCCAAACCCACAACTGCCTccaatgtgccccagaaatgtctccctGGACACCAAAGGGCTCTCCCATGCCCCTGTCTGagaaaaagatgataaaaatgaTGACAAAATGACTGGACATATTAGTAATTAccataaagaggaagaaataaatagccAATAGACCTTAATTAATTAAGGAAGGGGAATGTGCTACATAGAACcaaagaacattaatgttcttggCTAGTAAAAATGTATAgattttttatgcaaatataaaaacCAGGTAAGAAAAACCATTGTTaatattataaatgaaaataaatatatacataattaaataatcacacaaaataatgtgttacagaataaaataaaagaataaattacattaacattttttgatattttgggatgtcagtcccaggtgggttattacagacatggtgaggctgggggtgaggagcaggttgtGGAAACAGGGTCAGCCCAAAAGGGGCTTGTTCTTCTCCGTGCCCAGACCTCctaaggagacattcagcatcaagatcacttgaggaatgcttctatcacctcttctctgcaatgaaaaaaaaaacaaaccaaacccacacatgtgattaaaaaaccaaaaatcatgaGGTGCACTTTGACATCTTCttccttaacagaactccaaactgactccaatcactgcacaagccctggagacttgaagacaattgaagggagacaaagagctcctgagggctttctgtgttttaatcagccccacgatggatttggggctgggtccaggagcctcaggcactgagggaaggatgaagaagctgctcaaggagtcagcagcaaaactccaagtgccttggagcatggctgggccccagtgagggcagggagagccaaaggctccccagggactggtgtgagcagatccttgaggccaggagtgcggggagcccaaggctctgggcagggaactgcaatgctgagcaaggcctgggctggctgggggaagcagaaaggccaagccctgagcccagcctgggccagcagggcctgtccctcacgggtggctcggggctctctgtggggcagggggatgtgaggggcagcaaggacaaatgccataaacctgcagcccctgccagcctggccagggaggccgagggagagccaaagtgcagcccctgccaggaaagttcctgctgtggggcctccagaggcgctgcccgagcccagggcacaaaggcctgggtgcctgtggccctgccagccctgcccagccctcggccatctgtcctgcaggctgtgccccctgtgcgtgctgctcctgtgccctggccggctgcactcgcccctctcgctgtgccccagcatttctcagccagcgtttctgtgccctccctgggctccctgcacccagtgctgccggctcctggcacacagagccggccatggcccagcctcacgctgccacacctcgagcaccacaattccaccctggcagggactttgctttctcctcagctccaggctgaaccttccaagctgcactttggggatgtttcctgcaattcccactcccaaggaaagctctgtctcctgctgttcacaaacagagaagggctggtgggagaagtgctggtcagaggctgtttggggcacagtcaccatgaaattattgagtttttaaatattccatgaaagaaggaagggcatcaataaatcttctaccCTGGACTTTTAAGGGCAGACTTAGGCCGAattgaggatgcagatttggggagtaaCAAATCAGGAACTGATtcttttaagggaaacagcccGTAAAAACACagggttccaggaaggatggacacacttcagcaaagaaaacttgatggagcaagagtaggctgtccctttgtgcagaaagatgacccagaggaagaaatgactggccaggctgggcatggagcttttgcaggaatttaggggttaaaaagagggtgcatcacctttggacatagaggcaggtaaatcaagaaatatttaaggatgttgttaggtcatgcagaaagaaaattagagcgGTAAAAGCTCAGTTAGGACAACTTGGATtcttctgtgaaggataataaaaatgtttttataagtaCATTAATGGTAAAAAGAGGGCTAAGGGcaacctgcatttcttattgtgGGGGATATGGTTacaaaagatgaggaaaaggctcaggtacttcaccccttctttgtCTCAGTTTTCAACAGTAAGACAGGCCaccctcaggacaagtgttctcctgagctggtagatgggcacagggagctgaaGAGCCCCtgcaatccaggaggaagcagctggggacctgctgagccactcaggtgctcacaggtgtctctgggaccagatgggatccatcccaggagGATGAGGAAGCTGGTGGATGAgttccccaagctgctctccatcatttaccatcagtcctggcacaccagggaggtcccagagcaCTGGAGGTGTcagtgtgagcccatccccaagaagggttggaaggaggatctggggaactccaggcctgtcagcctgacctgggtgcccagcaaggttatggaacagatcaccttgagagccatcacagggtacccacaggatggccgagggatcagagccagccagggtggatttcaatatctgccctgatgatctgcatgaggggactgagtccagcatcagcaaatttgcagatgacaccatcTGGGTGTGAATGTGGATGTGCTGGACGGTAGGAGGACTCTgcagagggccctggacaggctggatccagggcccaaatccaacaaggtgaggtttaacaagtcccagtgccgggtcctgcactttggccacaacaacccctgcagcactacaggctggggacagagtggctgacagcagccaggcagaaagggacctgcagggactgatggacagcaggctggacatgaggcagcagtgtgcccaggtggccaagaaggccaatggctcctggcctggatcaggaatggtgtggccagcagtagcagggcagtgattcttcccctgtgctcagcactggttgggcagcacctcaaGTGCTGTTTGCTGTCCTAGGGCCCCCAATTTAAGAAGGacgtggaggggctggagcatgtccagagaagggcaacaaggctggggaggggtctggaaACACAAGTCCTTTGAGGAgcgactgagggagctgggttgtttatcctggagaagaggaggctcagggagacaaggcggtgtcagggcacaggttggacttgatgatctccaaggccttctccagccttgctgattctgggattctctgaaaccactcTTGCAGaagttgcaggatgagccctggatctcctcttcagaagctgcagcagcccaggtgcctcagcttctcctgccagccccaaagcccatcctgtcagtcctgcagagcctctgcagctcctcctcactgcccagaacagggagccccacaggcagacacagcagcccagatgtgcccccctggcctggggtgcctctggcaagggagcagcaccaggcactgcaggagcctgcagacaattcctgcagcacttggaggatgatcctggtccccaagggacgttcccatggtgccaagtcagggtctgcaatggggagtggggccagagaggaaagggcaaacatggatgggctgtttgcaggggagggaacagggctgggcaaGAAGAAGAAATTTGTAGCAGGAAAGAGTAAAGAAAACAGAGGTGATGAAAAGGAAATGCTTgtggcagtttgggggtggctgcctggcagccctggctctaagcaacagcatctgcagtggcacaggaaactcccagctgatgggaacaaactttctggctgactgcagaggccaggacagagctgagtggtttccctggtgtcccccagcccttgctggccccaggggctgatggcatttgtgctccctcaggttgatgtccccacagcagcagcatgggggtgctcccgcctgctgtgtgcaatgcaaacaggggctcctgagccagtgctgccgtggctgtgcctgcaaggatgtggcacctgtgtgagctgggggagaggccagggctgcagaggggggatgttgttggcagctccatgaggacgctctgggacgctgccctgggctgtgcagcgcactggggatggatcagcccctgctctgctgctccttcccgtctcccccagagcccttgcagagccccagccatgctgtttgcccccagcctgcccacggccagcctggggctgctcaccctggggcttttctgtgctgagcatgggcctggccgtgttcttgagagagcctgggcaaggagcctgcagcccccagggcctggcctgaggcatcagcgctgccccagcagtgcccatggcctgtccctgctgcagccccggcactgccacccccaggactgtgcccggccccgagagcactcaggccctgcagcaacaccagggccaccagggcagcggggcagggccacggcagcagcactggcaacaccaagtgctgctgctgctgggcacagctgctgtgccagcactgatctgccccagctctgcacacagacattgctgctgcagctccagaggaggcaacaaaagggcatctctgcagaaaactctgctgggagatgctTGAGTTCCTTTCAAGCCACCAAGAGATCAGCCCATGATTGACAAAGTGTGTGgtcacagggaaggtggagagaaacaaagtgagaaatcacacagaaaatgacATCTCTTTGAGGACAACATGAGAACACTAAACCAAGGAATAAAAGACCCCACAACCAAACCAAGAAGAAATATCAAAggtgacttttattacaagtggtTTGCAGCAATTGCCCAAGAGTTTCATGTTCCTGAAATCATCTAGTCATCAGCCTCCTCAcagcagccttgagctcctcgttcctcaggctgtagatgagggggttcagggctggaggcaccaccgagtacagaactgacagggccagatccagggatgtggaggagatggaaggggGCTTCACGTGAGCAAATATACCAGTGCTGATGAACAgtgagaccacagccaggtgagggaggcaggtggaaaaggctttgtgccgtccctgctcagaggggatcctcagcacagccctgaagatctgcacatatgagaaaacaatgaacacaaaacaactaAATAACAGAAAAGCACTACCCATAAGTAGCCCCAGTTCCCTGAGATAGGATTTGGAGCACGACAGCTTGAGGATTgcagggatttcacagaagaactggcctagggaattgccatggcacaggggcagagaaaatgtattggccgtgtgcagcagtgaatagagaaaggcactggcccaggcagctgctgccatgtgggcacaagctctgctgcccaggagggtcccgtagtgcaggggtttgcagatggacacgtagcggtcgtagcacatgatggtcaggagggaaaattctgctgagatgaaaaagacaaagaaaaagagctgtgcagcacatcctgtgtaggagatggtggtggtgtcccagagggaattgtgcatggctttggggacagtggtgcagatggagcccaggtcgctgagggccaggttgagcaggaagaagaacatgggcgtatgcaggtggtggccgcaggctacggcgctgatgatgaggccgttgcccaggagggcagccagggagatgcccagcaagaggcagaagtgcaggagctgcagctgccgcctgtctgccaatgccagcaggaggaagtggctgatggagctgctgttggacatttgtggTGCCTTGGCATGGGGATCTGTATAAAAattaatcatagaatagttGCATTAGGAGAGGATTTTAAATATCCCAGCAcgggctggggacactttccccccactgcctgcccagggctctgctgcctggagctgtccctgccagcagctgcttccctgtgcccagggctgggtcctgccagtgctgccagagcccagcccagccctgggggctcagctctgccctgcagacccctcccagctctggcactgcccaggggcagctctggctctgcaggctctgatggcaaCATCAGAGCAACCCTGAGCAGGCTGGAAAATTGACACTGATGCTGCCTTTAAAGTGAACTGTGGTGattgctgtcactgcctggtTTGTTCAGATTtgagaaaattgtttttatttttcttcacctgAACTGAGATTA contains:
- the LOC135287627 gene encoding olfactory receptor 14J1-like; its protein translation is MSNSSSISHFLLLALADRRQLQLLHFCLLLGISLAALLGNGLIISAVACGHHLHTPMFFFLLNLALSDLGSICTTVPKAMHNSLWDTTTISYTGCAAQLFFFVFFISAEFSLLTIMCYDRYVSICKPLHYGTLLGSRACAHMAAAAWASAFLYSLLHTANTFSLPLCHGNSLGQFFCEIPAILKLSCSKSYLRELGLLMGSAFLLFSCFVFIVFSYVQIFRAVLRIPSEQGRHKAFSTCLPHLAVVSLFISTGIFAHVKPPSISSTSLDLALSVLYSVVPPALNPLIYSLRNEELKAAVRRLMTR